From the genome of Primulina eburnea isolate SZY01 chromosome 12, ASM2296580v1, whole genome shotgun sequence, one region includes:
- the LOC140807252 gene encoding uncharacterized protein, with protein sequence MHLSENEGIENRTFVVTGGLSFVGAALCFELVRRGARRVRAFDLRPESPWSNDLLHRGVHCIQGDVSRKQDVEKALHGANCVFHLASYGMSGKEMLQFGRVDEININGTCHILDACLELGINRLVYVSTYNVVFGGKEIVNGNEALPYFPIDDHIDPYGRSKSIAEQLVLKNNGRPFKKKKGKFYTCAIRPAAIYGPGEERHFPRIMALAKLGLLPFKIGTTNVKTDWVYIDNLVLALLLASMGLLDDIPGREGRPIAAGQPYFISDGRPVNSFEFIQPLLKNLDYELPKLSLAVPHALVLGNIFWAFYTLLYPWLGQKWLPHPFILPAEVYKVGVTHYFSFLKAKEELGYIPMVSPEEGMAATITYWKERKRRTLDGPTIYEWLFVVIGMTVLFCAAYMPDCCPFSLLRTFCLFFLPSIGALRVVLLLSAAAHLGEAVYAWRLAKKVDSENARAWFWQTFALGIFSLRFLLKRAKP encoded by the exons ATGCATCTGAGCGAGAACGAGGGAATAGAGAACAGAACCTTCGTAGTCACCGGCGGACTGAGCTTCGTTGGTGCTGCCCTATGCTTTGAGCTCGTCAGAAGAGGGGCCCGTCGTGTTCGGGCCTTTGATCTTCGGCCTGAGTCTCCTTGGTCAAACGATCTGCTCCATCGGGGCGTTCATTGTATTCAGG GGGATGTTTCTCGGAAACAAGATGTTGAAAAGGCTTTGCATGGGGCAAACTGTGTTTTCCATCTTGCATCCTACGGCATGTCTGGTAAAGAGATGCTCCAGTTTGGCCGTGTCGATGAGATAAATATAAACGGTACTTGCCACATACTGGATGCTTGCCTTGAGCTTGGGATCAATAGACTTGTGTATGTGAGCACATACAATGTCGTATTTGGTGGCAAAGAAATTGTTAACGGAAATGAAGCTTTACCTTATTTCCCTATTGATGACCATATAGATCCGTATGGTCGTAGCAAATCTATAGCTGAACAGTTGGTCCTGAAGAACAATGGCAGACCCTTTAA AAAAAAGAAGGGGAAATTCTACACATGCGCAATACGTCCTGCTGCTATATACGGACCGGGTGAGGAAAGGCACTTTCCAAGGATTATGGCTCTTGCCAAGTTAGGTCTTCTACCTTTCAAAATTGGCACGACAAATGTGAAAACAGACTGGGTCTACATCGATAACCTTGTATTGGCTCTGCTCTTAGCTAGCATGGGCCTTCTTGATGATATTCCTGGGAGAGAAGGACGTCCAATTGCTGCTGGACAACCTTACTTCATATCAGATG GACGTCCAGTCAACAGTTTTGAATTCATTCAACCTCTGCTCAAAAATCTGGACTATGAGTTGCCCAAGTTGTCTTTGGCTGTCCCGCATGCTCTTGTGCTAGGAAACATATTTTGGGCTTTTTACACACTTTTGTATCCATGGCTTGGTCAGAAATGGCTTCCGCACCCCTTTATTCTTCCTGCTGAAGTATACAAG GTTGGGGTAACACATTACTTCTCGTTTTTGAAAGCGAAAGAGGAATTGGGTTATATCCCAATGGTCAGTCCCGAAGAAGGCATGGCTGCAACAATCACATACTGGAAAGAACGAAAAAGGAGAACGTTGGATGGACCAACAATATATGAATGGCTGTTTGTTGTTATTGGAATGACTGTGCTATTTTGTGCTGCATACATGCCTGATTGTTGCCCATTTTCGCTACTCAGAACGTTCTGCCTTTTTTTTCTACCTTCTATTGGGGCTCTCAGGGTCGTTCTCCTTTTATCCGCAGCAGCACATTTAGGCGAGGCTGTTTATGCATGGAGACTTGCAAAGAAGGTTGATTCTGAGAATGCTAGAGCTTGGTTTTGGCAGACATTTGCTCTTGGAATATTTTCTTTGCGTTTTCTGTTAAAGAGAGCCAAGCCGTAG
- the LOC140807812 gene encoding uncharacterized protein has translation MRFGKKGKLSSLYVGPFEILDKIGDRAYRLALPPDLDRVHNVFHVSMLRKYLSNPSHVLRYESLDFLPNLSYEKVPVQILDRKFKVLRNKEIGLVKVLCRNHVIEEATREPEEEKKQRYPVLFDLGDGYGERRVIGVMVFMDDLRMYLDVSCIDIAWNWKRMDSRWIGDEF, from the exons atgcgatttggcaagaaaggtaaACTCAGTTCTCTTTACGTTGGgccgtttgagattcttgatAAAATTGGAGACCGAGCCTATCGTCTTGCATTACCACCGGACTTAGATCGAGTTCACAATGTCTTCCATGTTTCTATGCTCCGCAAGTATCTTTCCAATCCATCTCATGTTCTTCGCTATGAATCATTGGACTTTTTACCTAACTTAAGCTACGAGAAAGTGCCAGTTCAAATACTTGATCGCAAATTTAAAGTGTTAAGGAATAAAGAAATTGGtcttgtcaaagttctttgtaGGAATCATGTGATTGAAGAGGCCACACGGGAACCAGAGGAGGAGAAAAAGCAACGTTATCCAGTTCTATTCGACC TTGGTGATGGTTATGGAGAGAGACGAGTTATTGGTGTGatggtttttatggatgatttgaGGATGTATTTGGATGTtagttgcattgatattgcatggAATTGGAAGAGGATGGATTCTAGGTGGATTGGTGATGAGTTTTAG